The Desulfonatronovibrio magnus genomic interval CTCAGCAGTGTCAGGAGATAGATTCAAAATGACCTTGGCCAATATCTGGGTTATCATGTATAAGTTTCAAAAATACTGATACGCATTTGGAACATAGATGATTACCAGTGGCACTGCCAATTATTTCAAGAGCTTTATCAAACCCCATGGGATCTCTGTATGGCCTGCTGCTGGTTACAGCATGATAGACGTCCGCCACAGCAATGATTCTCGCCCAGAGATGAATGGCATCGCCGGAGAGACCGTAAGGATATCCTGACCCATCTATCTTTTCATGATGCTGCAATACTCCTGGAATTATTTCGCTCATACTGGGTATGGGTTTTAAAATTTGGGCCCCCATAAGTGGATGACGCTGAATTTCGGAAAACTCTTCATGAGTCAAGCGTCCTGGCTTGAGTAGTACCTTGTCCGGAATGCCTATTTTTCCAATGTCATGCAGCCGGGCGCACAAAGTGATGTCGTGCAGTTCTGATTCAGAAAAATCCATTTCTTTAGCAATCAGGGAAGCAATGGCAGCCACTGATTCTGAATGGCCTCTGGTATAAGGATCTCGTGCCTCCAAAGCCTGAATAAGGCTGGCAATGCTGCCCACAAGCATATCCCGGTCATGTGTCAGGCGCTGTTTATCCAGAAGAAGTAGTCGAAAGTGATCAGAAAGCAGTTTTTCAGCATATATCACAAGCTGATCAAGATTGAATGGCTTAAGTATATATCCTGATGCCCCCCGCTGCATCATTTCTCTCATCAATCGACGATCACTCTCAGAACTCATGATCAGCACAGGCACATCATCAAGCTCTGAACGGGAGCGGATATTTTCGCACAACTCTATACCGTCCATGACCGGCATATTCAGATCAGTAATGATCATATCAGGCTTAAGATTACCCAGAATTTCCAGGGCCTTCATACCATTTTCAGCCAGTTCCACACCGAAACCATTCTCCATCAGACCACGGGACACTATACCCCTGATATATTTGGAATCATCCACTACAAGAACCTTGCTGTTGCGCAACATGACTGACTTTTCCAGAATGTCATTGACCCTGGGCAACAAGTCCCTGCTGGCATTGATTTTGGGTACATATGCAGTTGCGCCGACTTCAAAACCTTTTTCAATATATTCCTCATTCTCATTGGCACTTAGCATGAGTACGGGAATATGCCTGGTTCTCTCGTCAGACTTAAGCTGCCTGCACAGTTCAAAACCATTCATCCTGGGCATATCTATATCAGTTATGATCATGTGAGGCATATGTTCTAAGGCCTTTTCCAGTCCTTCCTGCCCGTCCTCACCTTCAAAAAGTTCAGCCTTGAAAGACGCAAGCTGCTTGAGCAGCACCTTTCTAATGGTTTTACTGTCATCTACAATAAGTATTCGTGATTTATTCATTAGGTTTCCATTTGGCCGGCAATTTGGCCAGCACTCAAAACACATAAAATCAATCTGCAAAAAAACTGTTGCAATGCCTGTTGGTCAGCTTGTAAAAATTCCTGAAGTCAGTAATAATATGCTACCAATATGAAATTTGCAAGGACTCCACCCAAGCCTCGCACACTGCAAACTGTTGCCTCTTAAGAATGAACACGGAGTAAAAGGTCCCGTCATTATGATCAAAAATATTATTCAAACCGGACTGGACAGATGTTTTGATGAGCAGGAAAATGAAATTCACTGTTTAAATGCCGGCCAGGATCCCACTTATGCCGTTGGCGAACCATGGCCTGTGCCCAGATTTACTCTTTTAGACAAGGACGTTGTCAAGGATGAATTAACCGGCCTCAACTGGACTCGCAAGGCAAACTTCTTTGAATTCCCTCTGACATGGGACCAGGCCTTTGCAGAGATCGACCAACTGAATAACCAGGGTTTTGGCGGATTTAATGACTGGAGGATGCCCAATCGTCGTGAAATGCGCTCCATCCTGTCTCATGGTGCGAGAAAGCCGGCACTGCCACAGGACCATCCATTTGCAGATGTCTTCCTGGGCTGGTATTGGACTTCCACTTCATCTGCCATGGCACCAGCATATGCCTGGTACGTTCACCTTGAAGGTGCAAGAATGTTTTACGGCGGTAAAAACCAGAGGTACCTGGTATGGCCTGTAAGGGGGAAATCTGTTCACATACCTGCCACAGGTCAGACAATGTGTCATGACACCCAGGGGCAAACCATAGACTGTAAAGGCTCAGGCCAGGACTCTGAAATCCAGACAGGACAACCGTGGCCTGAACCACGATTTGTTAAACACGGGCCCCACTTTCTTGATAAGCTGACAAACCTTGTATGGCATGATCCCGGCAAAATAAGTGGAGGGCCTTTCACCTGGATACAAGCCCTGGATGCTGTGGCAGAAATCAAGGGGAATGGATGGCGAATGCCCAACATTAATGAGCTTGAGTCCCTGGTAGATGCCTCAAACCACTCCCCTGCACTGCCTGACCAGCATCAATTCACAGGACTGCAGGAAGGATACTGGTCATCTACCACAAGCTTCTTTGAAGCAGACTGGGCATACGTTCTGTATCTGCACAAAGGCGCAGTTGGTGTTGGATTCAAGCCCTATGCCGAATTTTACCTCTGGCCGGTACGAAGTGAGCTTTGAGCTTATTTAACAGATTCACCATTATCAAAAGAATGACCATGGGAAGCCTGTGCTTCACCTATCAGTAAATTACAGGGTTGGGCATTAATGCCCGGCGACAGAACTCAATTGCTGTGTACTCATAAGAAGATTCGCTTATTCTACCAAGAAGTTTTCTATGGATTACTCCTTTTAAAAGACACGCAATGACTATTACCAACTCTTCTACTGGATGGGCATCAAACTCGCCAGCGGCATTTCCAGTTTCGAGACAATCCCGCAGGTATCCGGTAATAAGATCATGTCTTTCCTGCATTATTTCATGGTAGATGTGAGTATTTTTTTTCAGACTGGAAGGACAGTGGGACAGGATCAACCTTCCGTCATTGGGTCTGTTTGCAGCAATATTAATATGCAAGCGAATCAGGTTGCTGATTTTATCGAACTGGGTACCTGGATTTTGAGGCAGGGACTTGATGTGAGCGAAGTATTCCTCATATACACTTCTTATTATCTCGATAAAAATATCTTCTTTGCCTCTAAAGTGATAATACATCAAAGGCTCAGTCACCCCTGTGCCATCAGCTATCTGCTGGAGTGAAGTGCTGTCAAAACCTTGAGTGGCAAACAGCTTTTTAGCTGTGGCAACAATTTTAACTTTTCTGTTTTTAGCCATGACTCGCGTCTCCTGATTTTTTTATTAACTTGGTAACTTATTGCTGCAGGCCACTAAAGGAAGCACTATAAAAAGCAGGCGAGGTTGCCAAAGCTCTGGGCGACCATATTGATGTCATGCGTAAGCGCCTGCTGGCTGATATATATCCAGAACCAAAACTTTACAAGGGAAAAGGACACAGGCGGTTTACTGCCAGGGAGGTGTTGGAAGGGCTGAGATTAAGGAAAAGATTGAGTTGTAAGCCGCATACAGATTGCTTCGGTCGCTTGGGCTTGCTAACAATGACAGGTTTTGAGCAACTACATCCCTGACAGCTCAGGTGTCATTGCGAGCGAGTCTTCGAGCGCGGCAATCTCTAACGTGTTAAGGGTGTTTTTCTTGTTCCCAAGCTCAAGCCTGGGAATACCTTTTTTTTGTGGCTCCAGCCACATTTTGAAGAAGCGGCTGGAGCCGCAAGAGAAAAACTTCCCCAGGCTGGAGCCTGTGAACTAAGGGTATAAGTTACTCACAGGTTCGGTCCCGGTCCGCCCGGGTGAGGAGCCTATAAATCCTGGCTCCTTAGTTGTTATTGATGACTTTCTTGCCCGAAAAGTTTCTATGGAGCTGAATCTGAATCTTACATGAACTGCTGGCATACTAATAGCGGCAAAGTTAAAGGGACTTATTGATAGTGTTGGTCCTTATTTATTGAGCGTCCGGGGTTTATCAAAAAGCTGGCAAAACTGTGCCGGAGAGTGTGCAGCTTTACGTCTTCCAGACCAGCTTTTTCTCTAACTGTAAACCATATAATTGGCCCAACCGGAAGTATCAACTAAAAGCTGATATTTAATCTTCTTGCATTGTCCCAAACCATAAGATATCTTTTCACTAT includes:
- a CDS encoding DUF1566 domain-containing protein, yielding MIKNIIQTGLDRCFDEQENEIHCLNAGQDPTYAVGEPWPVPRFTLLDKDVVKDELTGLNWTRKANFFEFPLTWDQAFAEIDQLNNQGFGGFNDWRMPNRREMRSILSHGARKPALPQDHPFADVFLGWYWTSTSSAMAPAYAWYVHLEGARMFYGGKNQRYLVWPVRGKSVHIPATGQTMCHDTQGQTIDCKGSGQDSEIQTGQPWPEPRFVKHGPHFLDKLTNLVWHDPGKISGGPFTWIQALDAVAEIKGNGWRMPNINELESLVDASNHSPALPDQHQFTGLQEGYWSSTTSFFEADWAYVLYLHKGAVGVGFKPYAEFYLWPVRSEL
- a CDS encoding response regulator, which codes for MNKSRILIVDDSKTIRKVLLKQLASFKAELFEGEDGQEGLEKALEHMPHMIITDIDMPRMNGFELCRQLKSDERTRHIPVLMLSANENEEYIEKGFEVGATAYVPKINASRDLLPRVNDILEKSVMLRNSKVLVVDDSKYIRGIVSRGLMENGFGVELAENGMKALEILGNLKPDMIITDLNMPVMDGIELCENIRSRSELDDVPVLIMSSESDRRLMREMMQRGASGYILKPFNLDQLVIYAEKLLSDHFRLLLLDKQRLTHDRDMLVGSIASLIQALEARDPYTRGHSESVAAIASLIAKEMDFSESELHDITLCARLHDIGKIGIPDKVLLKPGRLTHEEFSEIQRHPLMGAQILKPIPSMSEIIPGVLQHHEKIDGSGYPYGLSGDAIHLWARIIAVADVYHAVTSSRPYRDPMGFDKALEIIGSATGNHLCSKCVSVFLKLIHDNPDIGQGHFESIS
- a CDS encoding TetR/AcrR family transcriptional regulator, whose translation is MAKNRKVKIVATAKKLFATQGFDSTSLQQIADGTGVTEPLMYYHFRGKEDIFIEIIRSVYEEYFAHIKSLPQNPGTQFDKISNLIRLHINIAANRPNDGRLILSHCPSSLKKNTHIYHEIMQERHDLITGYLRDCLETGNAAGEFDAHPVEELVIVIACLLKGVIHRKLLGRISESSYEYTAIEFCRRALMPNPVIY